A part of Cannabis sativa cultivar Pink pepper isolate KNU-18-1 chromosome 6, ASM2916894v1, whole genome shotgun sequence genomic DNA contains:
- the LOC133039357 gene encoding uncharacterized protein LOC133039357: MIGFECLNLIKRHKRGKKGFVALKADMAKAYDKIEWGFIEGTMKRLGFLELWVNLVHISLRYDSPLMSMGIWLHGLPCGRWGPMVSHLLFADDSFFFLKASKESCARFREIMGCYERASGQLLSLSKSSVCFSSGVSRGDGRNVNIKSRVWIPKRSAALTYSFGGHHVITMVSDFIHENGEWKGVLGWASEYTKNFQAANAKKSRFVACPVPPILCSIVPPWVPLDSSQLKQNADAGV, encoded by the exons ATGATTGGTTTTGAATGCTTGAATCTCATTAAAAGACACAAAAGGGGCAAAAAAGGATTCGTGGCTCTCAAAGCTGATATGGCTAAGGCTTATGACAAAATTGAGTGGGGTTTCATTGAAGGAACGATGAAGCGGCTGGGTTTTCTTGAGTTATGGGTTAATCTAGTACATATATCTCTTCGGTACGATAGTCCATTAATGTCAATGGGAATTTG GCTTCATGGGTTGCCTTGTGGGAGATGGGGCCCGATGGTTTCTCACTTGTTATTTGCTGATGatagtttcttcttcctcaaagCTTCAAAGGAGAGTTGTGCTAGATTCAGAGAAATTATGGGTTGTTATGAACGTGCTTCAGGTCAGTTGCTCAGTCTTTCCAAGTCTTCTGTTTGCTTTTCTTCGGGTGTCTCTCGAG GTGATGGTAGAAATGTTAACATAAAATCTCGCGTATGGATTCCTAAAAGGTCTGCTGCTCTTACTTATTCTTTTGGTGGCCATCATGTGATAACCATGGTTAGTGATTTCATTCATGAGAATGGGGAGTGGAAAG GAGTTTTGGGATGGGCTTCCGAGTACACAAAGAATTTTCAGGCAGCTAATGCAAAGAAGTCTCGATTTGTTGCGTGTCCCGTTCCACCTATTCTGTGCTCGATTGTTCCTCCATGGGTGCCACTTGATAGTAGTCAGCTGAAACAGAATGCTGATGCGGGAGTTTAA